A genomic window from Providencia alcalifaciens includes:
- the ubiE gene encoding bifunctional demethylmenaquinone methyltransferase/2-methoxy-6-polyprenyl-1,4-benzoquinol methylase UbiE produces MTEPTKETIDFGFRTVEKEEKAGLVANVFHSVASKYDLMNDLMSFGIHRIWKRFTIEASGVRRNQRVLDLAGGTGDLTAKFSRLVGEKGEVVLADINDSMLKMGREKLRDLGIVGNVNYVQANAEELPFPDNYFDCITISFGLRNVTDKDKALRSMFRVLKPGGRLLVLEFSKPILEPLNKAYDAYSFHILPRIGQVIVNDPESYRYLAESIRMHPNQETLKGMMENAGFEQVSYDNMTGGIVALHKGFKF; encoded by the coding sequence ATGACCGAACCGACAAAAGAAACCATCGATTTTGGTTTCCGTACTGTAGAGAAAGAAGAAAAAGCTGGCCTAGTAGCAAATGTTTTTCACTCTGTAGCCTCTAAATATGACCTGATGAATGACTTAATGTCTTTTGGTATTCATCGTATCTGGAAACGTTTCACAATTGAAGCGAGTGGTGTGCGTCGTAATCAACGCGTACTTGACCTTGCTGGTGGAACCGGTGACCTTACTGCAAAATTCTCTCGCCTTGTAGGTGAAAAAGGTGAAGTGGTTCTCGCAGATATTAACGATTCAATGTTAAAAATGGGTCGCGAGAAACTGCGCGATTTAGGCATTGTTGGTAATGTTAATTACGTACAAGCGAACGCAGAAGAGTTGCCATTCCCTGATAACTATTTTGACTGTATTACCATCTCGTTTGGTTTACGTAATGTCACCGATAAAGATAAAGCATTACGCTCCATGTTCCGCGTATTGAAGCCGGGTGGACGCCTATTAGTGCTTGAGTTTTCCAAACCAATTCTTGAACCACTGAACAAAGCTTACGATGCTTATTCATTCCATATTTTACCGCGTATCGGTCAAGTGATTGTGAATGATCCTGAAAGCTATCGTTACCTTGCTGAATCTATCCGTATGCACCCAAATCAAGAAACCTTGAAAGGGATGATGGAAAATGCAGGTTTCGAGCAAGTCTCTTATGACAATATGACCGGTGGTATTGTTGCATTACATAAAGGGTTTAAATTCTAA
- a CDS encoding ubiquinone biosynthesis accessory factor UbiJ yields MEAPSTHIENPNTVLYSLMTALMETSLNHMLFKEKVLQPARMRLAGKVMGIELKELNKTLTLIFAENHVDVLSEWQEPADCIIKTSLFTLIKLKDKQQLSQLINNGDIVIEGDMQIVQHWSSLLDLAIWNPAHYLSPYIGDIAAEGISKVLGKGACLASRLVSRQKTYVKDIILEEWKMAPSQLELVHFSDEVEQVANSMSQLEQRLNQLEEKNDSR; encoded by the coding sequence ATGGAAGCACCATCAACACATATTGAAAATCCTAATACTGTTTTGTATTCCTTGATGACGGCATTAATGGAAACTTCCTTGAACCACATGTTGTTCAAGGAAAAAGTCCTGCAACCAGCAAGAATGCGTTTAGCAGGTAAAGTGATGGGGATTGAGCTTAAAGAGCTGAATAAAACTCTGACACTTATTTTTGCTGAAAATCATGTTGATGTATTAAGTGAATGGCAGGAACCTGCAGATTGCATTATCAAAACGTCACTGTTTACGTTGATTAAGTTGAAAGATAAGCAGCAGCTTTCACAACTCATCAATAATGGCGACATAGTGATTGAAGGCGATATGCAAATTGTTCAACACTGGTCTTCATTACTGGATTTAGCTATCTGGAACCCGGCTCATTATTTATCGCCTTATATTGGTGATATTGCGGCAGAAGGCATTAGTAAAGTGTTGGGTAAAGGGGCTTGCCTCGCTTCTCGATTAGTCAGTCGCCAAAAAACATACGTTAAAGACATTATTCTGGAAGAGTGGAAAATGGCACCAAGCCAGCTGGAATTAGTGCACTTTAGCGATGAAGTTGAGCAGGTTGCAAATTCAATGAGTCAGTTGGAACAACGGCTCAATCAGTTGGAGGAGAAGAATGACTCCCGGTGA
- the ubiB gene encoding ubiquinone biosynthesis regulatory protein kinase UbiB — MTPGEIKRLYFIIRVFLSYGLDELIPKIKLTLPLRIGRLGFFWIKNKHKDKDLGERLRLALQELGPVWIKFGQMLSTRRDLFPPAIADQLSLLQDKVASFDGQLARRYIEESLGGPLEQWFDNFDEQALASASIAQVHTAILKENGKDVVLKVIRPDILPVIKADIKLMYRIANWVPLLPDGRRLRPKEVVCEYEKTLIDELNLLRESANAIQLRRNFENSSMLYIPEVYPDYCRENVMVMERIYGIPVSDIAALEAQGTNMKLLAERGVKVFFTQVFRDSFFHADMHPGNIFVSYDHPEDPLYIGIDCGIVGSLNKEDKRYLAENFIAFFNRDYRKVAELHVDSGWVPPDTNVEDFEFAIRTVCEPIFEKPLAEISFGHVLLNLFNTARRFNMEVQPQLVLLQKTLLYVEGLGRQLYPQLDLWKTAKPFLEDWIHSQVGIPAITKALKEKAPYWAEKMPEIPDLIYGALKQHRFLQSNIEQLTQELKHQRTKQRKSQYLLGIGATFILCGSLFFISDLTKIAAVFMAVGALSWLVGWCKGEDN, encoded by the coding sequence ATGACTCCCGGTGAAATAAAACGCCTTTACTTCATTATTCGGGTATTTCTCTCTTATGGGCTAGATGAGCTGATCCCTAAAATTAAGCTGACATTGCCTTTAAGAATCGGGCGGTTAGGTTTTTTCTGGATCAAAAACAAACACAAAGATAAAGATCTTGGTGAACGACTACGCTTAGCATTGCAAGAATTAGGACCTGTTTGGATCAAATTTGGTCAAATGCTGTCGACTCGCCGAGATTTATTCCCTCCTGCAATTGCTGATCAACTGTCATTGTTACAAGATAAAGTGGCGAGTTTCGATGGTCAATTAGCCCGTCGTTATATTGAAGAGTCGCTCGGTGGTCCATTAGAGCAGTGGTTTGATAATTTTGATGAGCAAGCTCTCGCCTCTGCATCGATTGCCCAAGTTCATACTGCAATATTAAAAGAAAATGGCAAAGATGTTGTTTTAAAAGTTATTCGCCCTGATATTTTGCCTGTCATCAAAGCTGATATTAAGTTGATGTACCGTATTGCTAATTGGGTTCCTCTTCTTCCTGATGGACGTCGCTTACGTCCTAAAGAAGTTGTGTGTGAGTACGAAAAAACCTTAATTGATGAGTTAAATCTTCTTCGCGAATCTGCTAACGCTATCCAGTTGCGACGCAACTTTGAAAACAGCTCTATGCTGTATATCCCTGAAGTTTATCCAGATTATTGTCGTGAAAACGTGATGGTCATGGAGCGTATCTACGGTATTCCTGTTTCTGATATTGCGGCATTAGAAGCGCAAGGTACGAACATGAAGTTGCTAGCAGAGCGGGGCGTAAAAGTCTTCTTTACTCAGGTATTTCGTGACAGTTTCTTCCATGCAGATATGCATCCAGGCAACATTTTTGTTAGCTATGACCATCCAGAAGATCCTCTCTATATTGGTATCGACTGTGGGATCGTGGGGTCGCTTAACAAAGAAGATAAGCGCTATTTAGCTGAAAACTTTATTGCCTTCTTTAATCGCGACTATCGTAAAGTTGCTGAATTACATGTGGATTCTGGCTGGGTTCCCCCAGATACCAATGTTGAAGATTTTGAGTTTGCTATTCGCACCGTTTGTGAGCCTATCTTTGAAAAGCCATTAGCTGAGATTTCATTTGGGCATGTGTTATTGAATCTGTTCAATACTGCTCGTCGCTTTAATATGGAAGTTCAGCCGCAATTGGTTTTATTGCAGAAAACCTTATTGTACGTTGAAGGCTTGGGACGTCAGTTATACCCGCAGTTGGATTTATGGAAAACAGCAAAACCATTCTTAGAGGATTGGATCCATAGCCAAGTGGGCATTCCGGCAATCACCAAAGCGTTAAAAGAAAAAGCGCCATATTGGGCGGAGAAAATGCCAGAAATCCCTGATTTGATTTATGGGGCATTAAAGCAGCACCGTTTCTTGCAGTCCAATATTGAACAGCTTACACAAGAATTAAAGCACCAACGCACTAAACAACGTAAATCACAGTACCTATTAGGAATTGGGGCAACCTTCATTCTATGTGGTAGTTTATTCTTTATTTCCGACTTAACCAAAATAGCAGCAGTATTTATGGCTGTGGGAGCATTGTCGTGGCTTGTAGGTTGGTGTAAAGGAGAGGATAATTAA
- the tatA gene encoding twin-arginine translocase TatA/TatE family subunit produces MESTFAMAAFGSPWQLIIIALLIILIFGTKKLRSLGSDLGESLKGFKKAMSDDEAAKAKAEQEKQDADFATKNLTEQQAPEKKDSPVESKNKEQG; encoded by the coding sequence ATGGAATCAACTTTTGCAATGGCTGCTTTCGGTAGTCCTTGGCAATTAATTATCATTGCTTTGCTTATCATTTTAATTTTCGGCACCAAGAAACTACGTTCTTTAGGTTCTGATTTGGGCGAATCACTTAAAGGCTTCAAAAAGGCAATGAGTGATGATGAAGCTGCAAAAGCGAAAGCAGAACAAGAAAAGCAAGATGCTGATTTTGCGACCAAAAATCTCACTGAACAACAGGCTCCTGAGAAAAAAGACAGCCCAGTTGAGAGCAAAAATAAAGAGCAGGGATAA
- the tatB gene encoding Sec-independent protein translocase protein TatB translates to MFDIGFSELLLVAIIGLVVLGPQRLPVAVRTVAGWIRAMRSMAANVQNELSQELKLQELQETLKKVEEKAGLETLSPELKKSMDDLRHAALSLQSGYQATTNDVQSELNKAKEITENYDAAVKESHASSSQTQESDPDPEYAAKMAAVVEEKPASATPTDSKPLDAKVTNSNQTESEK, encoded by the coding sequence GTGTTTGACATAGGTTTTAGTGAACTACTGCTAGTTGCGATCATCGGTCTTGTGGTATTAGGCCCCCAACGTCTACCAGTGGCAGTGAGAACTGTTGCTGGTTGGATTCGTGCTATGCGCTCAATGGCCGCCAATGTCCAGAATGAGCTATCACAAGAACTGAAATTGCAAGAACTGCAAGAGACTCTTAAAAAAGTTGAAGAGAAAGCGGGGTTGGAAACTCTTTCTCCGGAACTTAAAAAGTCGATGGATGACCTGCGTCATGCTGCTTTGTCTTTACAAAGTGGTTATCAGGCAACAACCAATGATGTCCAATCTGAGTTGAACAAAGCAAAAGAGATCACAGAAAACTACGATGCTGCGGTAAAGGAATCCCATGCTAGTTCTTCGCAAACTCAAGAGTCAGATCCTGATCCTGAGTATGCTGCTAAGATGGCTGCAGTTGTTGAAGAAAAACCTGCTTCAGCAACACCAACAGACTCTAAGCCACTCGATGCTAAAGTAACAAACTCCAATCAAACAGAAAGTGAAAAATAA
- the tatC gene encoding Sec-independent protein translocase subunit TatC encodes MAVNDAQPLISHLIELRKRLLNCLITVLIVFAALAYFSNDIYRLVAAPLIDKLPVGSQMSATDVASTFFTPIKLTMMVSVFVSIPVILYQVWAFIAPALYKHERRLMLPLLVSSSFLFYLGMAFAYFVVFPLAFGFFVKTTPDSVNFIPDISKYLSFVMTLFMAFGAAFEVPIAIILLCWTGVTTPESLRRKRPYILVGAFIVGMFLTPPDVLSQTLLAVPMYLLFELGVLLSNFYVGKGRRRGDDEEEPEE; translated from the coding sequence ATGGCTGTCAATGATGCTCAACCACTTATTAGCCACCTGATTGAACTAAGAAAGCGGCTACTAAACTGTTTGATTACGGTATTAATCGTCTTTGCGGCGCTCGCTTATTTTTCAAATGATATTTATCGCCTTGTTGCGGCGCCTTTGATTGATAAGCTGCCTGTTGGTTCTCAGATGAGTGCGACAGACGTAGCATCGACGTTTTTTACCCCGATTAAACTGACCATGATGGTATCTGTATTTGTTTCGATACCGGTCATTTTGTACCAGGTCTGGGCATTTATCGCGCCTGCACTATATAAGCATGAACGTCGATTAATGCTGCCGTTACTGGTATCAAGTAGCTTCCTATTCTATCTAGGAATGGCATTTGCTTACTTTGTGGTATTCCCGTTAGCGTTTGGCTTCTTTGTAAAAACAACGCCAGACAGTGTTAACTTTATACCGGATATCAGCAAATACCTCAGTTTTGTCATGACATTGTTTATGGCATTCGGGGCTGCGTTTGAAGTACCAATCGCGATTATTTTATTGTGCTGGACTGGCGTAACGACTCCAGAATCACTCAGACGTAAGCGTCCATATATCTTAGTGGGTGCGTTTATCGTCGGGATGTTCCTGACTCCGCCAGATGTTTTATCACAAACTCTACTTGCAGTACCGATGTATTTGCTGTTTGAGCTTGGGGTATTACTGTCTAATTTCTATGTTGGCAAAGGTCGGCGTAGAGGTGATGACGAAGAAGAGCCAGAAGAATAG
- the rfaH gene encoding transcription/translation regulatory transformer protein RfaH, producing MEKWYLLYCKRGQLERAVENLARQHVTCMTPMTEMEKIVRGKRTVVTEALFPNYLFVKFDHEQIHTTTIQSTRGVSHFIRFGTLPAEVPEEIIELIQQTPVCHTQSPDLPSRGDSVVITDGIFAGVKAIFNEPNGESRSILLLNILNTTVAKLIDNTQFRKESE from the coding sequence ATGGAAAAATGGTATTTGCTGTATTGCAAACGAGGGCAACTGGAGAGAGCGGTTGAGAACTTAGCTCGACAACATGTAACCTGTATGACTCCAATGACTGAAATGGAGAAAATCGTTCGAGGCAAACGCACAGTTGTCACTGAAGCGCTATTCCCCAATTACCTGTTTGTAAAATTCGATCATGAGCAAATTCATACAACCACTATCCAATCTACACGCGGTGTCAGCCACTTTATTCGCTTTGGCACATTACCGGCTGAAGTGCCTGAAGAGATAATTGAACTCATACAGCAGACGCCCGTCTGCCATACTCAATCACCAGATCTTCCTTCACGGGGAGACAGTGTTGTCATTACTGACGGTATTTTTGCTGGCGTTAAGGCTATCTTCAATGAACCAAATGGTGAGTCGCGATCAATTCTCTTGCTTAACATTTTAAATACCACTGTCGCAAAACTCATTGATAATACGCAATTTAGAAAAGAGTCCGAATAA
- the pepE gene encoding dipeptidase PepE, giving the protein MDIFLLSNGKLSGNPVWLSYALPRISEMIERKQIKSAVLVPYAVLRGSHDERAEQLSDALGIKVTSIEHFESPVEAIEQAECILVSGGNTWWLNKCLHENGLIVVIQRAVRERGVPYIGWSAGCNVATPSIRTTNDMPVSNAVIMPSLGLFPMQINPHYIDAHISGHMGETRDERLQEFCVINPHEVVVALREGSGLQIKGNELSYFSGKNEGFKLFQHNKTFPEQFDTVSLKDYVPFDCK; this is encoded by the coding sequence ATGGATATCTTTTTACTGAGTAATGGCAAACTTTCCGGTAACCCTGTATGGCTAAGTTACGCATTACCAAGAATTAGTGAAATGATTGAGCGTAAACAAATTAAGTCAGCAGTATTAGTGCCTTATGCTGTGTTACGTGGCTCTCATGATGAGCGCGCGGAGCAGTTAAGTGATGCTTTAGGCATTAAAGTGACTTCGATTGAACATTTTGAAAGCCCAGTAGAAGCCATCGAACAAGCAGAGTGTATTCTTGTGAGTGGAGGTAATACATGGTGGTTAAACAAATGCTTGCATGAGAATGGCTTAATTGTTGTTATCCAACGTGCAGTGCGTGAACGTGGTGTACCTTACATTGGTTGGAGTGCTGGTTGTAACGTAGCGACTCCAAGCATTCGTACAACGAATGATATGCCTGTGAGCAATGCGGTTATCATGCCGTCTTTAGGGCTGTTCCCAATGCAAATTAACCCACACTATATCGATGCGCATATTTCTGGGCATATGGGTGAAACACGCGATGAGCGCTTACAAGAATTCTGTGTTATTAACCCTCATGAAGTTGTTGTTGCGTTACGTGAAGGTAGCGGATTACAGATCAAAGGTAATGAATTAAGCTACTTCAGTGGCAAAAATGAAGGTTTCAAGCTGTTTCAGCACAACAAAACATTCCCTGAGCAATTTGATACCGTATCATTAAAGGATTATGTTCCGTTTGATTGCAAGTAA
- the ubiD gene encoding 4-hydroxy-3-polyprenylbenzoate decarboxylase codes for MKYRDLRDFIAQLEKQGELKRITMEVDPYLEMTEIADRTLRAGGPALLFENPKGYNMPVLCNLFGTTKRVAMGMGQEDIKALHDVGKLLAFLKEPDPPKGFRDLMDKLPKFKQVLNMPAKRLSSAPCQEEIWAGDDVDLTKIPVMHCWPEDAAPLITWGLTVTKGPHKERQNLGIYRQQVLGKNKVIMRWLSHRGGALDFQEWCQAHPGERFPVAVALGADPATILGAVTPVPDTLSEYAFAGLLRGNKTEVVKCISNDLEVPAGAEIILEGYIEPGEMAPEGPYGDHTGYYNEIDDFPVFTVTHVTQRSDAIYHSTYTGRPPDEPAVLGEALNEVLVPILQKQFPEIVDFYLPPEGCSYRLAVVTMKKQYAGHAKRVMMGVWSYLRQFMYTKFVIVCDDDINARDWKDVIWAITTRMDPARDTVMMENTPIDYLDFASPISGLGSKMGMDATNKWPGETNREWGRPIVMTQSVKSRVDDIWEQLNIIEK; via the coding sequence ATGAAATACCGTGACCTTAGAGATTTCATCGCGCAGCTTGAAAAGCAAGGCGAACTAAAACGCATTACGATGGAAGTTGATCCTTACTTGGAAATGACTGAAATCGCGGATCGTACACTAAGAGCAGGGGGGCCAGCCTTACTATTCGAAAACCCTAAAGGCTATAACATGCCCGTCCTGTGTAACTTGTTTGGTACAACCAAGCGTGTTGCTATGGGAATGGGGCAAGAAGATATTAAAGCCTTACATGATGTTGGCAAGTTACTCGCTTTCTTGAAAGAACCTGATCCTCCGAAGGGTTTTCGTGACCTAATGGACAAGTTGCCGAAATTCAAACAAGTGCTGAATATGCCAGCTAAACGCTTAAGTTCGGCGCCTTGTCAGGAAGAAATTTGGGCAGGTGATGATGTTGATCTTACTAAGATCCCCGTTATGCATTGCTGGCCGGAAGATGCTGCGCCACTGATTACTTGGGGTTTAACTGTCACTAAAGGTCCTCATAAAGAACGCCAAAATTTAGGTATCTATCGCCAGCAAGTCCTTGGCAAAAATAAAGTTATTATGCGTTGGTTATCTCATCGTGGTGGTGCACTGGATTTCCAAGAGTGGTGCCAGGCGCATCCAGGAGAGCGATTCCCAGTCGCTGTGGCGCTAGGCGCTGACCCTGCAACGATTTTAGGCGCAGTGACGCCAGTTCCTGATACGTTATCTGAATATGCTTTTGCTGGTTTACTCCGAGGCAATAAAACGGAAGTCGTAAAGTGTATTTCTAATGACTTAGAAGTTCCTGCAGGGGCTGAAATTATCCTTGAAGGGTATATTGAGCCTGGCGAAATGGCACCAGAAGGTCCTTACGGTGACCACACTGGTTATTATAACGAGATTGATGACTTCCCAGTATTTACTGTGACTCATGTGACTCAACGTAGCGATGCGATTTATCACTCTACCTATACAGGTCGTCCACCGGATGAACCCGCAGTATTGGGGGAAGCGCTGAACGAAGTGTTAGTCCCTATTTTGCAAAAACAATTTCCTGAAATTGTGGATTTCTATTTACCTCCAGAAGGTTGTTCCTATCGTCTGGCGGTTGTTACTATGAAAAAACAGTATGCAGGACACGCAAAAAGAGTAATGATGGGCGTCTGGTCTTACCTGCGCCAATTTATGTACACGAAGTTCGTGATTGTTTGTGATGATGATATCAATGCTCGTGATTGGAAAGATGTTATTTGGGCCATCACAACACGTATGGATCCAGCTCGCGATACTGTCATGATGGAAAACACGCCGATTGATTATCTCGATTTTGCATCACCAATTTCTGGGCTTGGTTCCAAAATGGGAATGGATGCGACCAATAAATGGCCGGGAGAAACCAACCGTGAGTGGGGACGCCCAATTGTCATGACGCAGAGTGTCAAATCTCGCGTAGATGATATCTGGGAACAGTTAAATATTATTGAAAAGTAA
- the fre gene encoding NAD(P)H-flavin reductase — protein MATLSCKVTSVESITDTVYRVILLPDGPFHFKAGQYLMVVMDERDKRPFSMASTPENHQSIELHIGASEFNLYAMAVMDRILEQQRIDIDIPHGKAWFRQNSQNPMILIAGGTGFSYTHSILLAALAENPQRDITFYWGGRQLEHLYDLGELQAISERNPNLKVVPVVEQPDENWRGRTGTVLSAVLEDFGDLSGHDIYIAGRFEMAKIARDRFCNERGAKSTQLFGDAFDFL, from the coding sequence ATGGCAACTTTGAGCTGTAAAGTCACATCTGTTGAATCTATCACGGATACAGTTTATCGGGTTATTTTGTTGCCAGACGGACCTTTTCATTTTAAAGCGGGTCAATATCTTATGGTCGTTATGGATGAAAGAGACAAGCGACCATTCTCTATGGCTTCTACACCCGAAAATCATCAATCTATCGAACTGCATATTGGAGCGTCGGAATTTAATTTATACGCGATGGCGGTGATGGATCGTATTTTAGAACAGCAACGTATTGATATTGATATTCCTCACGGTAAAGCGTGGTTCCGCCAAAATAGCCAAAACCCGATGATCTTGATCGCGGGCGGCACAGGTTTCTCTTATACCCATTCTATTTTATTGGCTGCATTGGCTGAAAACCCTCAACGGGATATTACTTTCTATTGGGGTGGTCGCCAGTTAGAGCATTTGTATGATCTTGGTGAATTACAGGCTATCAGTGAGCGCAATCCTAACTTGAAAGTGGTCCCTGTTGTCGAGCAGCCTGATGAAAATTGGCGTGGAAGAACGGGAACTGTTTTGAGTGCCGTACTAGAAGATTTCGGTGACTTATCTGGGCATGATATTTATATTGCGGGTCGTTTTGAGATGGCGAAGATTGCGCGGGATAGGTTTTGTAATGAGAGGGGGGCAAAGTCCACCCAGTTGTTCGGCGATGCCTTCGACTTTCTATAG
- the fadA gene encoding acetyl-CoA C-acyltransferase FadA, giving the protein MENVFIIDGIRTPMGRSKGGVFRHVRAEDLSAHLMNAIFERNPKAEKKELDDIIWGCVQQTLEQGFNIAKNAALLTDIPHTVPAVTVNRLCGSSMQAIHDASRFIMTGDAHSVLIGGVEHMGHVPMTHGIDFNPKLTLRVAKASGAMGLTAEMLAKMYKISREEQDAFALRSHQRAAEATKNGKFSREIVPISGHDAEGNLISINYDEVIRFDANLEGLSALRPAFDPVSGTVTAGNSSALSDGASAMLLASESYAKQHGLKPRAKVRAMAVVGCDPSIMGFGPVPATELALKRAGLTLNDIDIIELNEAFAAQSIACLKGLQISESQVDQKVNLSGGAIALGHPLGCSGARITTALLNQLEQHDKQFGLATMCIGFGQGIATIIERV; this is encoded by the coding sequence ATGGAAAATGTCTTCATTATTGATGGTATACGCACACCAATGGGCCGTTCCAAAGGCGGTGTATTTCGTCATGTAAGAGCAGAAGACCTCTCTGCACACCTGATGAATGCAATTTTTGAACGCAATCCAAAGGCGGAAAAGAAAGAGTTAGATGACATTATTTGGGGATGTGTTCAGCAAACCTTAGAGCAAGGTTTTAACATTGCAAAAAATGCCGCTTTATTGACTGATATTCCTCATACAGTTCCTGCGGTAACGGTTAATCGCCTGTGTGGTTCTTCTATGCAAGCCATTCATGATGCAAGCCGTTTCATTATGACGGGAGATGCACATTCTGTTTTGATTGGCGGTGTTGAGCACATGGGGCATGTTCCAATGACTCACGGTATTGATTTCAATCCAAAGCTCACATTACGCGTAGCGAAAGCCTCTGGCGCCATGGGTTTAACTGCCGAAATGCTTGCTAAAATGTATAAAATCAGCCGCGAAGAGCAAGACGCTTTTGCATTGCGATCTCACCAACGCGCGGCAGAGGCAACCAAAAATGGTAAATTTAGCCGTGAAATTGTTCCGATTTCAGGACATGACGCCGAGGGCAATCTCATTTCAATCAACTATGACGAAGTCATCCGTTTTGATGCCAATTTGGAAGGGCTTTCTGCATTAAGACCCGCTTTCGACCCTGTCAGTGGCACTGTGACCGCAGGCAATTCGTCAGCGTTGTCCGATGGTGCTTCAGCCATGCTACTTGCCAGTGAATCTTATGCCAAACAGCATGGATTGAAACCTCGTGCAAAAGTTCGAGCCATGGCCGTGGTTGGTTGCGATCCATCCATCATGGGGTTTGGACCAGTTCCGGCCACTGAGTTAGCGTTAAAGCGCGCAGGGCTTACGTTGAATGATATTGATATTATTGAACTTAATGAGGCTTTCGCGGCTCAGTCTATTGCTTGCCTAAAAGGTCTGCAAATTTCAGAAAGCCAAGTGGACCAGAAGGTAAATCTAAGTGGCGGCGCAATTGCATTAGGTCACCCTCTCGGTTGCTCAGGTGCAAGGATCACAACCGCGTTACTTAATCAGTTAGAGCAACATGATAAGCAGTTTGGTTTAGCTACAATGTGTATTGGATTTGGGCAAGGCATTGCCACAATTATCGAAAGAGTCTAA